In Shewanella psychrotolerans, the genomic stretch CGAAATCGAGTTAGGGCAAACCGAGGAAATGGCTGAGGTAAGCTAATGACGACCCGAGTAGAAATGATTATTGAAACGCTGAAAGCGAACCCCGACAAAAAGTTTACTGCTCGGGATTTAGCAAAAGAGTTTGTGCTTCGTTACCCAGAAGAAATAGCCGAAAAGCAAACCAATCCTCGTTATGATACCGATGAAAAGTTGATCGCCCAGTTGGCGGCAGAAGTCGGTGGTCAACGAACCCGTGCCGCTCAAAAAGCGTGTGCTAACGTAGCGACTCGCGATAAGCCACGTCCACGTATTTACTATTGGGACGAGAATCCCGACTTAGTTTCTGTTGATGACAGCCATGAAGAACTGGAAGAGCCGGAAGTCGACACTCCTCTAGTATCTCAAAGTTTCAGCGAGCACGACCTCTATCCAATGTTAATTGAATATCTTAGCAAGGATCTCGGGCTTTACTGCCAACGCATTGATGAGAAAAAATCTAAAAATTCTCATGGAAACGGTGGCAATCACTGGCTTCATCCAGACATTGTTGCTCTTGAACCACTCGACCAAGGCTGGGATGAAATTGTGAGAAGCTGTGTGCGCAGTGGGAATCACAGCTCGGTTCGACTTTGGTCTTTTGAAGTGAAGAAACATCTTACCAAAGGCAATGTACGAAAATATTTTTTCCAAGCCGTATCGAATTCGAGTTGGGCCAATTTCGGCTACCTTGTTGCTACAGGTTTAAATAGCGATGTTGAAGGTGAGCTGCAAATGTTGTCGAGCTTGCACGGGATTGGCGTGCTGATTCTGGATACTGAATCTTTGTTTGATAGCCAAATACTCATTCCAGCTCAAGAGAGAGTCAACGTGGATTGGCAATCTGCAAACCGAATCGTCTCTGAAAATAGGGATTTCCACCATTACATTGAGCAGGTTGGCATTTATAACCAAACCGGACGGTTGATTAAGAGCGCATGGAATAAATAATAAGGATAAAGGCTTAATGATTACTGAAGACCAACTAGAACAACAATGCCTCGATTGGTTTAAAGAGCTAGGCTACCAATACCAAAATGGCTATGACATCGCACCGGATGGTGACACACCCGAGCGTGAAAACTATCAGCAAGTCACGCTAAAGGCGCGGTTAGTGTCTGCATTGGAAACGTTGAACCCTAATGTACCGAGTGAAACCTTAACCGAAGTGGCGAAAACCGTTGCCACACCGCTAACGCCAATCCTGATCAAAAACAACAAAGCTTTTCACCAATATTTAATCGAAGGTGTGCCTGTTGAATACTCGGTAATGGAGCACGACCAATGGGTAACCAAGCATACTCATGTTCGATTAATTGACTTTGATGACCGCGAGAATAACGAATTCTTAGTGGTCAATCAGTTCACCATTACGGGCACCAAAGTCAATCGTAGACCAGATGTGATTGTTTTTATCAATGGATTGCCGATGGCGGTCATCGAACTGAAAAACCCCGCCGATGATCACGCCGACATTTGGAATGCTTACAATCAAATTCAAACTTACAAAGAAGAAATCGCAGACCTCTTTGTGTTCAACGAGGCGTTGGTCATTTCTGATGGTTGGACAGCGCGAGTCGGTTCGCTTACCGCGAACAAAGAGCGCTTCTTGCCTTGGAAGACGATAGAGAGTGAAGACGATAAGCCACTACTCGAATTTCAATTAGAGACCATGGTGCGTGGCTTCTTTAAACCAGAATTGCTGCTCGATTACATTCGCTACTTCGTATTGTTCGAAAATGATGGCGACAAGATCATCAAAAAAATCGCGGGATATCACCAATTCCATGCCGTCCGAGCTGCTGTTAAGGCAACCGTCACGGCTGCCACTACGTCTGACCAAGTTACTGAGCTACAGGCAAATTACGCCAATACCGTGGTGCCCGGAAGTAAAAAAGCTGGCGTGGTTTGGCATACACAAGGCAGTGGAAAGAGCATTTCGATGGTCTGCTACGCGAGTAAATTGCTGCAACAACCAGAGATGAATAACCCAACCTTAGTGGTGGTGACTGACCGTAATGACTTAGACGGCCAGCTATTTAACACCTTCACCATGGCGCAAGAAACATTGAAGCAAATCCCTCAACAGGCTGAAGATCGTGATTCATTACGCGATTTACTTCTTAATCGTCAGTCCGGTGGCATTATCTTCACAACCGTACAAAAGTTTGCGTTGCTCGATGAAGAAATGGCACATCCGATCCTTTCTGAGCGCTCGAATATAGTAGTTGTTTCAGATGAGGCCCACCGCAGTCAGTATGGCAACAAAGCTCGTCTTGTTGATGTCAAAGACGAGGATGGCAATGTGATTGATCAGCGTTATGTCTATGGCTACTCAAAGTATATGCGTGACGCGCTACCAAATGCGGCCTTTATTGGTTTCACGGGTACACCGATATCGATGGATGATAAAGATACTCGCGGTGTGTTTGGTGATTATGTCTCTATTTACGATATTCAAGATGCGGTCGATGATGGCGCAACTGTGCCGATTTATTACGAATCTCGCTTAGCCAAGCTCGATATTAATCAAGATGAAATCGAAGCACTTAACGATCAGGTTGAAGAAGAAATTGGCGAAGATGAAGAAACTGAAAGTCGCGAGAAAATAAAATCGCAGTGGTCTGCACTAGAAAAGCTTGTCGGTGCGGAGCCAAGAATCCAGCAGGTTGCGCAAGATCTGGTTGAGCACTTTACCACTCGTTGTGAAACCTTTCCGGGCAAGGCAATGATTGTTGCCATGAGTCGCGAGATTTGTGTGGATTTATACGATGCCATTGTAGCTATCAAACCCGAATGGCATAGCGAAGATCCAAACAAGGGTGCAATTAAAATTGTCATGACAGGCAGCGCCGCCGACAAAGCCAAAATGCAGCCTCATATCCATGATAAGAAGACCAAGAAGCTTTTCGAGAAACGTTATAAAGACACCAGTGATGAACTGCAATTAGTCATTGTCCGTGATATGTGGCTAACAGGTTTTGATGCGCCTTGTTGTCATACTATGTATATCGATAAGCCAATGAAAGGCCATAACCTGATGCAGGCGATAGCGCGTGTGAACCGTGTGTTTAAGGATAAGCCCGGAGGTTTAGTTGTCGACTATATTGGTATTGCCAATGAACTTAAAAACGCACTCAAAACCTACACCAATAGCCAAGGTAAAGGGCAACCAACCGTTGATACTGCTGAGGCATTTTCTGTGCTGATGGAAAAGGTTGATATCGTTCGCGGTATGTTTGCCACGCCAGTTGATGGCCACACGTTCAACTATCGTCCGGATTTTGAAACCAAACCATTGCAATTGCTTCCGGGAGCCGTGAACCATATATCTGGTCTCTCACACCGCAACAGCAAAGGTGAAGAAGCTCGTGATGGTAAACGGCGTTTTCTTGATGTCATGGCAGCATTGATGAAAGCCTTCTCTCTGTGCAGCACGTTGGACGAAGTGAATGGCTATCGCGATGAGATTGCCTTCTATAGCGCAATCAAAACCGCATTTTTAAAGCACTCAACAGTGGATAAAAAACGCAGCGATGAACAGCGCAATTCTGCCTTACGCCAGATCTTAAATAATGCAGTGGTGGCAGATGGTGTGGACGATATCTTTAAAACGGTTGGTTTAGATAAACCGAATATTGGCTTGCTCTCTCCTGAGTTTTTGGAAGATGTTGCCAATATGAAAGAGAAGAATTTAGCAGTCGAACTGCTAGAAAAACTCCTGCGCGACGAAGTGAAAGCAAGAATGAAAAACGATGTGGTACAGGAGAAGAAATATTCCGACCGTATTATGTCGACTTTGCAGAAATACCATAATCGCAACATTGAAACCGCGCAGGTAATTGAAGAGCTGATCCAGTGGGCTAAAGAGATGCAGGTAGACGCTGAGATGATGGATAAGCTCAACCTATCTACTGATGAAATAGCGTTTTACCGTGCATTGGTCACCAACGAAGCTTCTGTCCGCACCCTAGGTGACGATAACCTACGCCAACTAGCTATTGAACTCACTCACCAACTGCGTAAGTCCGCTACTGTAGACTGGCAAAAACGCGATAGTGTACGAGCACGGATGCGCAACCTTGTGCGTCGATTGCTTCGTCGCTGGAAATATCCACCTGATGCTGCAGAAGCCGCTATTAAGCTTGTTTTGGAGCAAGCGGAAGTATTGGCTGATAGATGGCATGCAGCATGATTTTTTATTCGAGACAAAGCCCCTTGAAAGCTCCTTGATTATTCAAAGATATTTATGATTTAAAGTGAACGTGAACAACCAAAGCTTTTGGTTTGGGCTGCTCGTTTATCCTTGTCTTTTCCTTTAGCAAAATAACTTACTCTAAACAGCAACTGTTCTAGTCTTGTGAGATCATTTCTAGTTACTAGGTAGTACATATTTTTTGGGTAATAAATGGTTCCACTCATATCGCTCCAAATCCGCTTACACACTTGAGATACCTTATGAGGATGATTAACTACCTGACCGTTGAGTAAT encodes the following:
- a CDS encoding COG2958 family protein, with product MTTRVEMIIETLKANPDKKFTARDLAKEFVLRYPEEIAEKQTNPRYDTDEKLIAQLAAEVGGQRTRAAQKACANVATRDKPRPRIYYWDENPDLVSVDDSHEELEEPEVDTPLVSQSFSEHDLYPMLIEYLSKDLGLYCQRIDEKKSKNSHGNGGNHWLHPDIVALEPLDQGWDEIVRSCVRSGNHSSVRLWSFEVKKHLTKGNVRKYFFQAVSNSSWANFGYLVATGLNSDVEGELQMLSSLHGIGVLILDTESLFDSQILIPAQERVNVDWQSANRIVSENRDFHHYIEQVGIYNQTGRLIKSAWNK
- a CDS encoding type I restriction endonuclease subunit R, with product MITEDQLEQQCLDWFKELGYQYQNGYDIAPDGDTPERENYQQVTLKARLVSALETLNPNVPSETLTEVAKTVATPLTPILIKNNKAFHQYLIEGVPVEYSVMEHDQWVTKHTHVRLIDFDDRENNEFLVVNQFTITGTKVNRRPDVIVFINGLPMAVIELKNPADDHADIWNAYNQIQTYKEEIADLFVFNEALVISDGWTARVGSLTANKERFLPWKTIESEDDKPLLEFQLETMVRGFFKPELLLDYIRYFVLFENDGDKIIKKIAGYHQFHAVRAAVKATVTAATTSDQVTELQANYANTVVPGSKKAGVVWHTQGSGKSISMVCYASKLLQQPEMNNPTLVVVTDRNDLDGQLFNTFTMAQETLKQIPQQAEDRDSLRDLLLNRQSGGIIFTTVQKFALLDEEMAHPILSERSNIVVVSDEAHRSQYGNKARLVDVKDEDGNVIDQRYVYGYSKYMRDALPNAAFIGFTGTPISMDDKDTRGVFGDYVSIYDIQDAVDDGATVPIYYESRLAKLDINQDEIEALNDQVEEEIGEDEETESREKIKSQWSALEKLVGAEPRIQQVAQDLVEHFTTRCETFPGKAMIVAMSREICVDLYDAIVAIKPEWHSEDPNKGAIKIVMTGSAADKAKMQPHIHDKKTKKLFEKRYKDTSDELQLVIVRDMWLTGFDAPCCHTMYIDKPMKGHNLMQAIARVNRVFKDKPGGLVVDYIGIANELKNALKTYTNSQGKGQPTVDTAEAFSVLMEKVDIVRGMFATPVDGHTFNYRPDFETKPLQLLPGAVNHISGLSHRNSKGEEARDGKRRFLDVMAALMKAFSLCSTLDEVNGYRDEIAFYSAIKTAFLKHSTVDKKRSDEQRNSALRQILNNAVVADGVDDIFKTVGLDKPNIGLLSPEFLEDVANMKEKNLAVELLEKLLRDEVKARMKNDVVQEKKYSDRIMSTLQKYHNRNIETAQVIEELIQWAKEMQVDAEMMDKLNLSTDEIAFYRALVTNEASVRTLGDDNLRQLAIELTHQLRKSATVDWQKRDSVRARMRNLVRRLLRRWKYPPDAAEAAIKLVLEQAEVLADRWHAA